Proteins encoded in a region of the Malaciobacter mytili LMG 24559 genome:
- a CDS encoding alpha-D-ribose 1-methylphosphonate 5-triphosphate diphosphatase gives MQTILRSSKVLINEEFIPADIVIEGEFIKRVDKYGINEVAIDLKDKKVTPGIVDLHSDALEKEIEPRPNATFPMLLAITELDKKLSMAGVTTMFHAIGFEENPKKKRSIDLAKQQIEEIYKANKNHLGVDNLIHARFELSATDAVEPIKEVISKKMVNLVSLMDHSPGQGQFKTLESFKSYYSKYYGLNDDEVDEIANKKINKDEEKIKELINYAKKYNLTLLSHDDDCIEKLDGLLNLGVQISEFPLSLEVAKYAVSKAIATGMGAPNIVRGGSQGGNIAAIDLVKEGVCKYLCSDYHPTSMLQAVYKMKQDANLDLAKGFSMITSTPAKYANLEDRGEIKEGKRADIIVIDDSYIPKVILTIKDGESIYNAIKGFKL, from the coding sequence TAATGAAGAGTTTATTCCTGCTGATATTGTTATTGAAGGGGAATTTATAAAAAGAGTTGATAAATATGGGATAAATGAAGTTGCAATTGATTTAAAAGATAAAAAAGTAACTCCTGGAATTGTAGATTTACACTCTGATGCTTTAGAAAAAGAAATAGAGCCAAGACCAAATGCAACTTTTCCTATGCTTTTAGCTATTACAGAATTGGATAAAAAGCTTTCAATGGCAGGTGTAACTACAATGTTTCATGCTATTGGATTTGAAGAAAATCCAAAGAAAAAAAGAAGTATAGATTTAGCAAAACAACAAATTGAAGAGATTTATAAAGCAAATAAGAATCATCTTGGAGTTGATAATTTAATACATGCTAGATTTGAATTAAGTGCAACAGATGCAGTTGAACCCATAAAAGAGGTTATTTCAAAAAAAATGGTTAATTTAGTATCTTTAATGGACCATTCTCCAGGACAAGGACAATTTAAAACTTTAGAGTCTTTTAAAAGCTATTATTCAAAATATTATGGATTAAATGATGATGAGGTAGATGAAATAGCAAATAAAAAAATAAATAAAGATGAAGAAAAAATAAAAGAGTTAATAAATTATGCTAAAAAGTATAATTTAACTTTATTAAGTCATGATGATGATTGTATAGAAAAATTAGATGGCTTATTAAATTTAGGTGTACAAATTTCAGAATTTCCTTTATCTTTAGAAGTTGCAAAATATGCAGTAAGTAAAGCAATTGCAACAGGAATGGGTGCCCCTAATATTGTAAGAGGAGGAAGTCAAGGTGGAAATATTGCTGCAATTGATTTGGTAAAAGAGGGTGTTTGTAAATATCTTTGTTCTGATTATCATCCAACTTCAATGCTTCAAGCTGTTTATAAGATGAAGCAAGATGCAAATTTAGACTTAGCAAAAGGTTTTTCAATGATTACTTCTACTCCTGCAAAATATGCAAACTTAGAAGATAGAGGGGAGATAAAAGAGGGTAAGAGAGCAGATATAATAGTAATAGATGATTCATATATTCCAAAAGTAATCTTAACTATAAAAGATGGAGAGTCTATTTATAATGCTATTAAAGGATTTAAACTTTAA
- a CDS encoding AAA family ATPase, with protein MSKKIILIVGPSGVGKDTLLKNIKNKIKANFVKRYITRVPDENESNYFLQEEAFKILEKNNFFISTWNAHNNFYGIAKNSILEGLNIISISRAKIKDFEKQYQKVYTINITLNKNDLKQRLKKRARESIEEIEKRLSRSYEKIEARNLIEFENNKNLTESVEEFLKLLGQINED; from the coding sequence ATGAGTAAAAAAATTATATTAATTGTTGGACCTAGTGGAGTAGGAAAAGATACATTATTAAAAAATATTAAAAATAAAATAAAAGCAAATTTTGTTAAAAGATATATTACAAGAGTACCAGATGAAAATGAATCAAACTATTTTTTACAAGAAGAAGCTTTTAAAATTTTAGAAAAAAATAATTTTTTTATTTCTACTTGGAATGCACATAATAATTTTTATGGTATAGCAAAAAACTCAATATTAGAGGGTTTAAATATAATTAGTATTTCAAGAGCAAAAATAAAAGATTTTGAAAAACAGTATCAAAAAGTATATACAATAAATATAACTTTAAATAAAAATGATTTAAAACAAAGACTTAAAAAAAGAGCAAGAGAGAGTATAGAAGAAATAGAAAAAAGATTAAGTAGAAGCTATGAAAAAATAGAAGCAAGAAATTTAATTGAGTTTGAAAATAATAAAAATTTAACTGAAAGTGTAGAGGAATTTTTAAAACTTTTAGGGCAAATTAATGAGGATTGA
- a CDS encoding MBL fold metallo-hydrolase yields MRIEFLGTADSAGIPVHNCKCEICNCYRQKGLINLSTNAFIKINDKIILLDCGIENISNIFDGKEIIAVLLTHFHSDHCLGLLRLRHSKQNITCFHPKDKEGFSDLFKHKHSITYIENKPFESFKIDELLITPISLIHSKNTNGYLIEYKNFKLAYLTDCAGIKFETIEFLKSKNIDLAFLDACYDERKIQGNHLNYLQASKLLDELEVKEGYLIHASHTTLEYIKNNKIVSKYKYINKGFFKEIK; encoded by the coding sequence ATGAGGATTGAATTTTTAGGTACAGCAGATAGTGCAGGTATTCCTGTACATAATTGTAAGTGTGAGATTTGTAATTGTTATAGACAAAAAGGTCTTATAAATCTATCCACAAATGCTTTTATAAAAATCAATGATAAAATTATTCTACTTGATTGTGGCATAGAAAATATTTCAAACATATTTGATGGTAAAGAGATAATAGCAGTATTACTTACACATTTTCATTCTGATCACTGTTTAGGGCTATTAAGACTTAGACACTCAAAACAAAATATAACTTGTTTTCATCCAAAAGATAAAGAAGGCTTTAGTGATTTGTTTAAACATAAGCATAGTATTACTTATATTGAAAATAAACCTTTTGAATCTTTTAAAATAGATGAACTTTTAATTACTCCAATATCTTTAATTCATTCAAAAAATACTAATGGATATTTAATTGAATATAAAAATTTTAAGCTTGCTTATCTTACAGATTGTGCTGGCATTAAGTTTGAAACCATAGAGTTTTTAAAATCAAAAAATATTGATTTAGCTTTTTTAGATGCTTGTTATGATGAAAGGAAAATACAAGGAAATCATCTAAATTATTTGCAAGCTTCAAAGCTTTTAGATGAATTAGAAGTAAAAGAAGGATATTTAATTCATGCTTCTCATACTACATTGGAATATATAAAAAATAATAAAATTGTGTCAAAATATAAGTATATAAATAAGGGATTTTTTAAGGAAATAAAGTAA
- the dnaJ gene encoding molecular chaperone DnaJ: protein MSEIDYYEILEVSKSADKGTIKKAYRQMAMKYHPDKNPDDKEAEERFKAINEAYQVLSDENKRSIYDRYGKAGLDGHGQGGGFSGGFDDLSSVFEEMFGSAFGSGFGGRKRRKSYNYNLDIGIELEVEFNEAVFGCKKEVNYTYKDACSSCKGTGAKDGKLSTCPTCKGQGQIHMRQGFMTFAQTCPTCHGSGEAKTEECKSCKGTGYKEHSDKFEVNIPEGVNDGNRIRVSKKGNIAPDGTRGDLYIQISVKEDSHFVRHEDDIYIEVPLFFTQVALGGKIKIPSLRGELELEIPAGTKDKQQFTFKGEGVKSVQGYGKGDLIVQIKITYPKSLNTEQKELLEKLQESFGIESKPHVSNFENMFDKVKKWFS, encoded by the coding sequence TTGAGTGAAATAGATTATTATGAAATATTAGAAGTAAGTAAAAGTGCCGATAAAGGTACAATAAAAAAAGCTTATAGACAAATGGCAATGAAGTATCATCCTGACAAAAATCCTGATGATAAAGAAGCCGAAGAGAGATTTAAAGCAATAAATGAAGCTTACCAAGTTTTAAGTGATGAGAACAAACGTTCTATTTATGATAGATATGGAAAAGCAGGATTAGATGGTCATGGTCAAGGAGGTGGATTCTCTGGTGGTTTTGATGATTTAAGCTCTGTTTTTGAAGAGATGTTTGGTTCAGCTTTTGGTTCTGGTTTTGGAGGAAGAAAAAGAAGAAAGTCATATAATTATAATTTAGATATAGGAATTGAACTTGAAGTAGAGTTTAATGAAGCTGTATTTGGATGTAAAAAAGAAGTAAATTATACTTATAAAGATGCTTGTTCTTCATGCAAAGGAACTGGTGCAAAAGATGGAAAACTTTCTACTTGTCCAACTTGTAAAGGACAAGGACAGATACATATGAGACAAGGTTTTATGACTTTTGCTCAAACTTGTCCTACTTGTCATGGTTCAGGTGAGGCAAAAACTGAAGAATGTAAAAGTTGTAAAGGAACAGGATATAAAGAACACTCTGATAAGTTTGAAGTAAATATTCCTGAAGGTGTAAATGATGGAAATAGAATTAGAGTATCAAAAAAAGGTAATATTGCTCCAGATGGAACAAGAGGAGATCTATATATTCAAATTTCTGTAAAAGAGGATTCTCATTTTGTAAGACATGAGGATGATATTTATATTGAAGTTCCTCTTTTCTTTACTCAAGTAGCACTTGGAGGAAAAATTAAAATTCCAAGTCTAAGGGGAGAATTAGAACTTGAAATTCCAGCAGGAACAAAAGATAAACAACAATTTACTTTTAAAGGTGAAGGGGTTAAATCTGTACAAGGTTATGGAAAAGGTGATTTAATAGTACAAATAAAAATCACTTATCCAAAATCACTAAATACTGAACAAAAAGAACTTTTAGAAAAACTACAAGAGAGTTTTGGAATTGAAAGTAAACCTCATGTATCAAACTTTGAAAATATGTTTGATAAAGTTAAAAAATGGTTCTCATAA